In the Nocardia asteroides genome, GCACAACAAGGTCTACAACGCGCCCCGCGAGCTGATGGCCGCCTCCGGCTCGACCCTGGTCGAGATGCCGAGGCACGGCGAGCGCTCCATGTGCTGCGGCGCCGGTGGCGCCCGCATGTGGATGGAGGAGCAACTCGGCAAGCGGGTCAATATCGACCGGGTCGACGAGGCGCTCTCCACCTCGCCCACCAAGATCGCGACCGGCTGCCCGTTCTGCCGCGTCATGCTGCACGACGGTGTGACCGCGCGGCAGGAGAGCGGGCAGGGTGAAGGTGTCGAGGTCATCGACGTCGCGCAGCTCATGCTCGACGCGATCGAACGGGTCGACGCGGCGGTGCTCACCGAGAAGTTGACGGTGGTGCAGGAGCCCAAGGTCGAGGTGGAGGCCGAGCCGGAGACCGTCGCTGAGCCGGTCGCCGAGGTCGTGGCCGAGCCGGAGTCGAAGCCCGCGGCCGCGAAGCCCGCCGGTGGTGGGCTCGCCATGAAGGGTGGCAAGGCGCCCGGTGGCAAGGGCCTCGCCATGAAGGGCCCGGCGAAGGCGCCCGGTGCCAAGGCAGCGGCTCCGGCCGACACCGATGCTCCCGCGGCCGACGCCGCCGACGCCGAGAAGAAGCCGGCTGCGAAGGCCGGTGGGCTCGCCATGAAGGGCGGCAAGGCGCCCGGTGGCAAGGGCCTCTCCATGAAGGGTCCTGCCAAGGCGCCCGGCGCCAAGGCGGCGGCTCCGGCCGACACCGCCGGCGCGGACGCGGATACCTCGACCGCCGAGTCGGCGGCAGCGGCTCCGGCCGCGGCACCGGCGAAGCCGGTCAAGGGTCTCGCCATGAAGGGCGCGGGCAAGGCGCCCGGTAAGGGTGCGCCCAAGCCGCCCGGTAAGAAGGCCCCGGCCGCCGCATCCGCCGAGGCGGAAACGTCCTCGAACGCGGCAGCTCCTGCCGAAGCCGAGGAAGCCTCCACGACGCCCGCCGAGGCGACCGAGAGCAAGCCAACCGTCGCGGCCAAGGGCCTGGCCATGAAGTCCGGCTTCAAGAAGGCCGGGCCGAAGGCGCCGGGCGCGTCCAAGCCCGCCGCCTCGGCCGAGGCGAGCGCGGCGACGCAGTCGTCGGCTCCGGCCGAGTCGCAGGCCCCGGCGCAGGCCGATGCCACGGCGACGGCGGAAGCCGAGGCGCCGGCTCAGGCGACCGAGAGCAAGCCGACGGTCGCCGCCAAGGGCCTCGCCATGAAGTCCGGCTTCAAGCGCCCCGGCCCCAAGGCGCCCGGCGCCCCCAAGCCGGCTCAGGCCGAGGAAGCTCAGGAGCCGCAGGCCGACGAGTCGCCCGCGGCGGAGACCCCGCAGCCGACGGCTGAGGAGACCCCTGCCCAGCAGGTCGAGGAGCCCCGGGCCGATACCGAGCCCGAAACCGCCGAACCGGAGACCACGGCATCCGCCGAGTCCACCGAGGGCGCGAAGGGCCACAGCGGCAACGGCTCCACCGGCACACCCCCGCCGCCCGCCAAGCCCGGCGGCCTCGGCTTCAAATCGGGAGCCAAGTCTCCCGGCCGCAAGGGCTGACCCACCCCAACGGAAAAGGCGCCCGGATCACCGATCCGGGCGCCTTTTCCGTCGCTACCCGAGCTCAGGGGGTGACGATGGGGAAGGCGGGGTCGAAAGTGTCGAGCAGGGCGACGAGCCGATCGAGTGCGCTTTCATCACCGTCGAGCTGCACAGTGCCCGCCTCGCTGAGCCGCGCGGTGGCGGCGGGTTGCAGCAGCACCGCGATCAACGCCTGCTTGGGCCCGGCGATGGTGAGCTGCGCTTTCGCGGAGTGCCCGCGACGGGCGTTGAGGACCCCGCGCCGGATCCAGGTGTTCCAGCGCTCGCCGGCGTCGGTGAACTCCAGGTTCAGGTGGATATCGGCATCGGCGGCCCGGTCGCCGACGATGTGCACCGCGAGGAAGTCGAAGAGCAGGTCGATCGGCATGGCCAGGATCGTGTCCTGGCTGGCGGTCACGAACGGCGGCGGCTGGGCGCCCGCGCGGAGTTCCTTGGCGGCGGAGAGGAAGATGCCACGCCACTGCGGCCCCTCGGACTGGTAGCCCATCTGCTCGTAGGCATCGGCCTGTACCTGCCTGGCCTCGGTGTTCTCCGGTTCGGCGAAGACCAGCGCGTGCAGGATCTGCACCGCCCACCGGTAGTCGCCCGCCTCGAAGGCCCGGCGGCCCTCGGCCAAAATCCGGTCGGCTCCGGCGAAGGCGACCAGCCGCTTCGCCGATTCCACGGGCGGGTGCGGGTGCAGCGAGACCGGGTCGCCGTCCCACATGCCGAGTTCCTTGGTGAACACCGCGCGCACGTCGTGGTGCAGGGTGCCGTGGTAGCCGCGGTTGGCCCAATCCCGGCGCAGCGGTTCGGGCAGCTCCAGCACCTCGGCGGCTTCGAGCGGCGTGTAGCCCTTGTTCGCCAGCCGCAGCGCCTGGTCGTGGATGAATTTGTAGGCGTCGCGCTGGGATTCGAGGAGGGCGGTGACGTTCTCGGTGCCCCACACCGGCCAGGTGTGCGGGCCGTAGTGCACCTGCACGGCATCGCCCCAGCGCTCGAGGGTCTCGTCGAGGTAGCGGGCGAAGTTGCGGGCGTCGCGGGTGCGGGCGCCGCGCAGGGTCTGGATGTTGTGCAGCGAGTGGTTGGCGTTCTCCGCACACGTCAGCGCGGCCAGTTCCGGAATCCAGATGTGCATCTCCTCCGGCGCCTCGGTGTCGGGGGCGTAGAGGAACTCGAACTCGATGCCTGCCAGTTCCCGCTTCTGGCCGGTCTCGGTGATGGCGTCGGTGGGCGAGAGGTAGGAGATCGAAACCCCCTTCGCGCTGTCGATGCCGATCCCGCAGGTCAGCTGGCCGCGCGGGCCGTGGTCGAGCAGCGCGCCGAAGGCGTAGAAGCTGCGCCGCGCCATCGCGTTCCCGGCGATGACGTTCTCTCCGATGGCGTACTTGTCGAACGCGAGCCCCGGCGCGACGATCGGCACCCGGCCCGAGGCCACCTGCTCGGCGTCGACGACGCCCTTGACCCCGCCGTAGTGGTCGATGTGGGTGTGGGTATAGATGATCGCCGCCACCGGCTTGTCGCTGACGTGCTCGCGGATCATCGACATCGCCTGGCGCGCGGCCTCCACCCCGGCCATGCAGTCGATCACCACCAGCCCGTCCTCGCCCTCGACCACGGTGAGGTTGGCGATGTCGTTGTTGCGGACCTGGTAGAGCCGGTCGGTCACCTTGAACAGCCCGCCGCGGGCCATGAGCCTGCTCTGCCGCCACAGACTCGGCTCCACCGAATCCGGCGCCTCCTCACCCGCCTCGGCGAGGTAGGTGTAGTTGTCCGGATCGAAGGCCACCGTGCCGTCGGGGCCGGTGTAGGCGCCGGGCAGTTCGGCGAGGAGCCCGCGGGTGACATCGGTGAAGTCACGCCGGTCGTCCATGGCGTACCGCTGCACCGCCTGCCGGTTCGCCTCGGCAGTGAACGACGTCGGCTCCTTCGGTCCCTGACACATGTGTCCTCCACGGCAAGTCGCGACGGCGGGATGTGGAGTCAGTGTCGCTGTCACCGCGGGGCGCGGGCCTCACCCGTTTCGGATGAGATCAGGGCATCCGGACGGGGAGAGCCCGGAACGGAAACGCGGCCGCGGCGCTGGTGCACCGCGGCCGCGCATCCCGGCCCGGGAGGACCCGGCTCAGCGGCTGAGCCTCGCGTACCGCGCGAGGTGCTCGTCGGCGGTGCCGAATTCCCGCTGAATGGCCGTGAGCCGCTTGAAGTAGTGCCCGATGGCCAACTCCTCGGTCATCCCCATCGCGCCGTGCAACTGCACCGCGTTCTGCCCGATGAACCGCGCCGCGCGGGCGATCGTCACCTTGGCGGCGGAGGCGGCGCGGGCGCGGGCGTCCGGTTCGGCGTCCAGAGCCGCGGTCACCAGGTGCGAAGCCGCGATGGCCTGCTCCAGCTCCATGTACATGTCCACCATGCGGTGCTGCAGCGCCTGGAAACTGCCGATCGGAACCCCGAACTGCTGCCGCTGCTTGGCGTACTCGACGGTGTCGGCGAGCACCTTGCCCATCGCCCCGACCGCCTCGGCGGAGACCGCGGCGATGGCGCTGTCGATGGTCGGCGCGATCACCTCCCAGGCGGCCCCCTCGACGCCGAGCAGCGCGTTCGGCGGGAGCCGCAGCCCGATGAGGGTGAGGTCGGCGCCGACGCGGTCGTCGATGGTGCGGTAGGAGTGCACCTCGACCCCGGCGGGCGGGTTCGCGGCGTCGAACTCGAGCAGGAAGAGCGAGATGCCGTGCTCGTCCCTGCGCTCGCCGGAGGTGCGGGCCGAGACGATCAGGTGGGTGGCGAGCGGGGCGCTGGTCACGACCACCTTGGCGCCGTCGAGCACCCAGTCCTCGCCGTCCCGGCGCGCGGTGGTGCCCACGTCGTGCAGCACGTGCCCGGCGGTCGACTCGGTGGCCGCGAAGGCGATCCTGGCGTCACCGGAGACGATCTGCGTGAGCACCTCGTCGGCCCGGTCGCCGCCCGCCCGGTCCAGCAGCCCGGCGCCGACCACGACGGTGTCCAGGAACGGCTCGACGACCAGCGCGCGGCCGAGCTCCTCGGCGATCACCCGCAGCTCGACGGCCCCACCACCGGACCCGTCCACCCGCTCGGGCAGCGTGGCGCCGAGAATCCCCAGCTCATCGGCGAATCCGCGCCAGACGGCCGGCTGCCAGCCCAGGTCGGATTTGGCCGCCGCGCGACTCTTCTCCAGGTCGTAGCGCGCACCGAGGTACGCGGCGAGCGCGGAGCGGAGCATCTCCTGCTCCTCGGTCAGGGTGAAGTCCATCAGAGCCCCAATGCTGCTTTGGCGAGGATGTTTCGCTGAATTTCGTTGCTGCCCGCGTAGATCGAGCCCGCGCGGTCGTTGAAGTAACGCAGCGGCGCGACGGCCTGCCACTCGGCGCCGCTGTGGTAGCCGTCGGCGGGCGGGGTGTAGCCCGCCACCGGGCCGCCGGGCATGGCCGCGTGCGGCTGGTAGATCCGGCCGCGCGGCCCGGCCGCCTCCAGCGTGAGTTCGGTGAGCTGCTGGCTCAGCTCGGTGCCGAGCACCTTGAGCATCGAGGAGGCCGGGCCGGGGTTCTTGCCCTTGGCCATGGCTGCGAGCGTCCGGTACTCCAGCACCTCGAGCACGTCGATGCGGATCCGCACGTCGGCGAGCTTGGCGGCGAAGGCCGGGTCGTCGATCAGCGGGCGGCCGTCCGGCCCGGGCTGCTCGGCGGCGGCGTCGCCCAGGTCCTGCGCCAGCACCTGCAGCCACGGCGCCGCTGCCCCGCCGCGCTCGTGCACCAGCAGGTACTTGGCGACGGTCCAGCCCTCGTCGATCTTGCCGAGGACGTTGCTCTTCGGCACCCGCACCCCGTCGAAGAAGACCTGATTCTGCACCTCTTCACCGGAGCTCATGACCAGCGGGCGGATCTCGATGCCCGGCTGGTTCATGTCGATCAGCACGAAGGTGATGCCCTCCTGCTTCTTCGTGCCGCGCGTGGTGCGCACCAGGCAGAAGATCCAGTTGGCCTCGGTAGCGTGCGTGGTCCAGATCTTGCTTCCGGTGCAGACGAAATCCTCACCGTCGTCCACCGCGGCCATGCTCAGCGAGGCCAGGTCGGAGCCGGCCTCCGGCTCGGAGTAGCCCTGACAGAAGAAGACCTCGCCGGTGAGGATGCGCGGGAGGAAGAACTCCTTCTGCTCCTTCGTCCCGAAGGCGATGATCGCCGGCGCCACCATCCGGATGCCCATCGGCGAGAGCGCGGGCGCGCCCGCCAGCGTGGACTCGCTGGCGAAGATGTGGTGCTGGGTCAGGCTCCAATCCTGCCCGCCGTACTCCACCGGCCAGTGCGGCGCCGCCCACCCCTTGCGGTGCAGGATGTGCTGCCACTCCATGCTGGCCTCGTGGTCCGGGTAGACGCTGGTCGCCAGCCGGCCGGCGCGCCGGATCTCCGGCGTCAGCTCGGCGTCGAGGAACGCCCGCACCTCGTCTCGGAAGGCCAGGTCGGCCTCGGACCAGTCGTATTCCATCTGTCCTCCCGGAGGGTTGTCGCTTCCCGCACTCTAGAGCAAAACTGATGGCGTCCGCCAGCACATGTATTGCGCTGGTCAGCAGCCGTGCAGGGTGAGTTCGGTGAACGCCTTGGCGTACCCGGCGGACTGGTAGACGTAGTCCCAGGCCCAGCGCGCCGGGGAGAGCCGCGGGCGGGGGTCGGCGAAGAGCAGTTCGCCGGGCCAGCACTGCCCGAGGATGTAGCGGGCGCGGGAGATGTGCGGGGTGAAGGTCACCACGATCACCCGGGTCCAGCCGCGCTCCGCCGCGAGCCGGGCCAGCTCCCGCCCCTCGCCACGGGTGGTGCGCGGGGCGGGGTCGAAGCAGCGCACCTCGAAGCTGTAACCGCCGTGGCAGATGCGGTTGACCAGGGGGCTGCCGTCGTACGGGTCGGAGAGGAGAACCAGCGGGGCGTAGCCGTCGCGGGCCAGCCGCAGCCCGAGCTCCTCGCGCCCGTCGTGCGCACCGCCGAGGACGAGGATCGCGTCGGCCGGCGCGGGGGCGTCGCGCTGCGGAGTCACGTAGACGGGCCAGAGCGCCGCGACGCAGAGCGCGGCGACCACACCGAGGAGCAGCGCCGCGCGACGGAACCCGGTCACCGCGCGATGCTAGCCCGCCCGGCCGCACCGAGGCGCTGCCCCCACGTTCGCGGCAACCGTGAACGCACGCCGCCGACCTGGGCCGACACCCGCCGGAGCGGCCACGAATCCCGACTTCTCCGCATGTACACCTACTGTTGCCACCCACCTTGCCTCGCTGACGCGACGCGGCCACAGTCGCGGCTTACCAATCGATCATGCGATGCACAGTCTTCGGAACCGGGTACCTGGGCGCGACGCATGCGGCGTGCATGGCCGAACTCGGACACGACGTGATCGGCGTCGACGTCGACCCGGGCAAGGTCGCCAAACTCTCCGACGGCGTGACGCCGTTTTACGAACCCGGTCTGGAGGCGGTGCTGCGCCGCAACCTGGACGCGGGCAGGCTCCGGTTCACCACCTCCTACGCCGAGGCAGCCGCGCACGCCGAGGTGCACTTCCTCGGCGTCGGCACCCCGCAGAAGAAGGGTGAGTACGCCGCCGACCTCGGCTACGTGCACGCCGTCGTCGACGAGCTGGCGCCGCTGCTGGAGCGGCCGTCGGTGATCGTCGGCAAGTCCACCGTCCCGGTCGGCACCGCGGCCGCGCTCGGCGAGCGGGCCCGCGCGCTCGCCCCGGTCGACGTCGAGGTGGCCTGGAACCCGGAGTTCCTGCGCGAGGGCTTCGCGGTGCGCGACACCCTGCGCCCGGACCGCCTCGT is a window encoding:
- a CDS encoding acyl-CoA dehydrogenase family protein translates to MEYDWSEADLAFRDEVRAFLDAELTPEIRRAGRLATSVYPDHEASMEWQHILHRKGWAAPHWPVEYGGQDWSLTQHHIFASESTLAGAPALSPMGIRMVAPAIIAFGTKEQKEFFLPRILTGEVFFCQGYSEPEAGSDLASLSMAAVDDGEDFVCTGSKIWTTHATEANWIFCLVRTTRGTKKQEGITFVLIDMNQPGIEIRPLVMSSGEEVQNQVFFDGVRVPKSNVLGKIDEGWTVAKYLLVHERGGAAAPWLQVLAQDLGDAAAEQPGPDGRPLIDDPAFAAKLADVRIRIDVLEVLEYRTLAAMAKGKNPGPASSMLKVLGTELSQQLTELTLEAAGPRGRIYQPHAAMPGGPVAGYTPPADGYHSGAEWQAVAPLRYFNDRAGSIYAGSNEIQRNILAKAALGL
- a CDS encoding acyl-CoA dehydrogenase family protein; the encoded protein is MDFTLTEEQEMLRSALAAYLGARYDLEKSRAAAKSDLGWQPAVWRGFADELGILGATLPERVDGSGGGAVELRVIAEELGRALVVEPFLDTVVVGAGLLDRAGGDRADEVLTQIVSGDARIAFAATESTAGHVLHDVGTTARRDGEDWVLDGAKVVVTSAPLATHLIVSARTSGERRDEHGISLFLLEFDAANPPAGVEVHSYRTIDDRVGADLTLIGLRLPPNALLGVEGAAWEVIAPTIDSAIAAVSAEAVGAMGKVLADTVEYAKQRQQFGVPIGSFQALQHRMVDMYMELEQAIAASHLVTAALDAEPDARARAASAAKVTIARAARFIGQNAVQLHGAMGMTEELAIGHYFKRLTAIQREFGTADEHLARYARLSR
- a CDS encoding alkyl/aryl-sulfatase, coding for MCQGPKEPTSFTAEANRQAVQRYAMDDRRDFTDVTRGLLAELPGAYTGPDGTVAFDPDNYTYLAEAGEEAPDSVEPSLWRQSRLMARGGLFKVTDRLYQVRNNDIANLTVVEGEDGLVVIDCMAGVEAARQAMSMIREHVSDKPVAAIIYTHTHIDHYGGVKGVVDAEQVASGRVPIVAPGLAFDKYAIGENVIAGNAMARRSFYAFGALLDHGPRGQLTCGIGIDSAKGVSISYLSPTDAITETGQKRELAGIEFEFLYAPDTEAPEEMHIWIPELAALTCAENANHSLHNIQTLRGARTRDARNFARYLDETLERWGDAVQVHYGPHTWPVWGTENVTALLESQRDAYKFIHDQALRLANKGYTPLEAAEVLELPEPLRRDWANRGYHGTLHHDVRAVFTKELGMWDGDPVSLHPHPPVESAKRLVAFAGADRILAEGRRAFEAGDYRWAVQILHALVFAEPENTEARQVQADAYEQMGYQSEGPQWRGIFLSAAKELRAGAQPPPFVTASQDTILAMPIDLLFDFLAVHIVGDRAADADIHLNLEFTDAGERWNTWIRRGVLNARRGHSAKAQLTIAGPKQALIAVLLQPAATARLSEAGTVQLDGDESALDRLVALLDTFDPAFPIVTP
- a CDS encoding YdcF family protein, whose product is MTGFRRAALLLGVVAALCVAALWPVYVTPQRDAPAPADAILVLGGAHDGREELGLRLARDGYAPLVLLSDPYDGSPLVNRICHGGYSFEVRCFDPAPRTTRGEGRELARLAAERGWTRVIVVTFTPHISRARYILGQCWPGELLFADPRPRLSPARWAWDYVYQSAGYAKAFTELTLHGC